TTATGCATAACAAAAAAGGAAAGACATATGTCTCCCCCTATCTCCCGGGTTCGTGCTATTGTAAATCACGTATTGTTGTGCTAGGAGAGCAGAATAATAAATTCAGAACCTTCTCCGACTTTGCTTCGGACTGTGATTCTACCATTGTGGCCCAGGATAATGATCTTGGCAATCGCGAGTCCCAAGCCATAACCGCCCCGATCCTTCGTTCTGGACTGGTCGGAGCGGTAGAAACGGTCAAAGATGTGCTTCAACTCTTCATTTGTCATACCTGCACCGGTATCCTTAATACTTATCGCAATGGACTCCCCTTCTTTGCTAAGACGGACCGTAATCTGTCCGCCAGCCGGTGTATATTTCATCGCATTGTCCATAAAGATCCGACAGGCCTGTTTCATTAGGTTTCGATCGCCAAACATAGAGATTTCCTGATTGAGCTCATTATTGATTTGATGCCCGGAATCGATGATCTGGGTCTCTTTGATGACTTCCAGGAGCATTTCCGTGAGGCTGAATTCTTCCTTTTGATAGGCGAGCGTACTGTTGTCATGCCTGGCAAGAAACAGCAGTTTGTCAATCAGCTCCTGCATATTCCCGGCTTCATTTTTGATAGCCGTTATTGATTCCTGAAGAACTTCCTGATCGTTTTTTCCCCAGCGGTCCAGCATAACTGCATAGCCCTGTATCACGGCAATCGGTGTCCTTAGCTCATGCGAAGCATCGGATACAAACTGTTTCTGCCTATTATATTGGTCCTCTATTCTGTTCATCATTTCATTAAAGGTAAGCGCCAGTTCCTTCAGTTCATTTTTTGACCCGCCTACATTCAGCCTTAAATTCAGATTCTGTTCTGAAATTCCCTTTACCGTCTGGGTCATTTCGCGTATTGGTTCAAAAATTCCTCTCCCTGATAAGGCAATCGCAATCAGAGCCAGGAACAAGGCCGGTAAAGAGACAAAGAGCATAATCCTGGTGATGAACAGGATATCTGTAATTTCATCCTGAATGTTGGAAAAGATAATCATTCTTCCTGAAGTTCCGGCTGTTTCAAAATCCCTGTTAACGGATATGTAGATGTTTCCTTGATCCTTGGCCAATCCGAGCCAGTACTCAGAACCATATTCCCTCAAATTCTGGTCCGTAGCCATGAGCGTCTGCTGGCCCCGTTCAAAGATACGAAGCGGGGTCTGATGCTCCCGAGAGTAGGTTTCCAGTTCGAAATAAATCCTGCTTTCCGTGCTGAGAATCTTCTGGATTTCCAAATAATCCTGCTTAACCGTTTCCTGGATTCTAAATCCACCATAGACCAAAATGACGATAAGGCCCGCTCCCAACACTGTCCGCAAAAGTATGCCTGTATACCTCAAGGAAAGCTTTAAGCGAATTGAATAAGCGATCCTTTTCTGGATAAACGCATAAAGAAGCATAAAAAGATAAACCGGGAAAAAGATCACCTTTAAGATGTTTTTGAACATGCCCTTATCCGTTTTATTTTTGGTCATCATATTTTAAAAGATACCCGACCCCTCTTACGGTATGAATAAGTACCACATCATATCTTTGGTCAATTTTATTGCGCAGATACTTAATATAGACATCGGTGACATTGGTGTCTCCATAGTAGTCATATCCCCAGACATGGTCGAGGATTTTTTCGCGCGACAATACAATGCCTTTATTCTCCATCAAATATTTCAGAAGTTCAAATTCTTTCTTGGAGAGGGATATGTCTATCCCCTGATAGGTAACCCGATATTCATCCTTATACAAAATCAACGGCCCGGCTGCGATCACATTATTTTGATCTTCCTTTTTCCCTCTACGCTTCAGGATCACTCTGATCCTGGCAAGCAACTCTTCAATTGCAAATGACTTGGTCATATAGTCGTCGGCCCCGCTGTCAAGCCCCATTACTTTATCGGAAACATCATCTTTGGCAGTCAGCATGATGATCGGGATGTCCGATTCACGCCTTACTCTCCGGCAAATTTCAATACCACTGAGGCCGGGAAGCATAAGGTCCAGAATGATCAAATCTGCCTTTCCCGAGACTGCTTTTTCATAGCCTTCTCTTCCGTCGTGAGCAAGTTCTACCTCATAACCTTCATGGGCAAGCTCTAGTTCCAGGAACCTGGCTATTTTCACTTCATCTTCAATGACCAGAATTCTGGTTTTCATCCTTTCCTCCGCCCTCAATCAAAGTATTGCGACGACTCCATTATAATCGGAAATGAACCTGTAAACAACACAGGTTCATTTCTCATCAGCTCCTATCTCATCACTGGCACCCAGTCCATTCATCGGTACTAACCAATCGTGATCTCATTGTAGCCGTCTTCTTTTTTATCTTCATTCTTGGGGCCGGCTTCGGCCTGCGGACTGTTTTCTTGTTCCGCAGCCGGCTTTTCCCTCATTTTATCAGCCGCGGTTCTCACTTTGCTGCCAATACCGTCGACAAACTCGTTGATATTAACATCCTGCCCCTTTTCCTTTCTGATCCTAATCCGGTAGCCCATTACGTACAGCAGGATAAAAGCTGCAACATACAGCCCTATGATCGGCATTGTGATCAACACCGCCACAATCAGAATAATGATCGGTATATTTAGGATAATGTTCTGATCCTTTTCAATTATAAATCTTGTGACGCAGCCTTTTTGAATCAATGCCTTCACTTTTTTGCCAAAGCTCTGTTCTTTTGGACAGGTTTTCTGATTGAAACTTGAATTTGATTTATTCCCATGCATTTTTTCAAAGGCAATGATCGCATCAATCAAATCCCCGTCATACTTTTCTAATAGTTCTTTGGCTTCCTGATAACTGCAGTTGGTCCTTTTTCTCATCTCATCAATTTGTTCCATGCTGATACTCATAATTTTCATCTCCATTTCTAAACTATAGCTCTATTGTAATAACGTCAGATGAGACTGCGCTTAATTCAGGATTAAAACTTGATTAGAGTTTTGCATACACAGTATTATGGTTATGGTATAAACAAGGCACTTCGCTCATGAATGATCTTCGTTCGGCATTCGTTCAACCATGGACATCAAAATAAGACAAAATAGTCTTCGAAATATAGTTGACAACGTTTTCCCGGATCAATATAATAATTTCCATGCGAAACATTTGCATGAGAAATATCAGTATTTTTATACGGGTTTAAGGAGGCCTGTTTCTATGCAAAATAACCCCAGCGAAGTGGAAATTGTACAACTTTTTTCCGAAATTGGCAGATCTCTGAAGAAGACAATGCGTAAAAGTTTTGAATGCAACGGTTTAACGATGCCGCAAAGCATGGTGATGAGCACCCTGATAAAACGCGGTGAAATGAAGATATCCGAAATAAGCAGCGAACTGCATCTTTCCAACAGCACGATCTCAGGTATTATTGACCGTCTGGAAAAGCATGATTTGGTCATTCGGACCAGAAGCGAACAGGACAGA
This genomic stretch from Dehalobacter restrictus DSM 9455 harbors:
- a CDS encoding DUF4342 domain-containing protein, with the protein product MSISMEQIDEMRKRTNCSYQEAKELLEKYDGDLIDAIIAFEKMHGNKSNSSFNQKTCPKEQSFGKKVKALIQKGCVTRFIIEKDQNIILNIPIIILIVAVLITMPIIGLYVAAFILLYVMGYRIRIRKEKGQDVNINEFVDGIGSKVRTAADKMREKPAAEQENSPQAEAGPKNEDKKEDGYNEITIG
- a CDS encoding MarR family winged helix-turn-helix transcriptional regulator translates to MQNNPSEVEIVQLFSEIGRSLKKTMRKSFECNGLTMPQSMVMSTLIKRGEMKISEISSELHLSNSTISGIIDRLEKHDLVIRTRSEQDRRIVYVKVSPKYVDFHREFHHQAEKDLQKILSRATPEDMRKILEGLTALKKILGQ
- a CDS encoding sensor histidine kinase; amino-acid sequence: MMTKNKTDKGMFKNILKVIFFPVYLFMLLYAFIQKRIAYSIRLKLSLRYTGILLRTVLGAGLIVILVYGGFRIQETVKQDYLEIQKILSTESRIYFELETYSREHQTPLRIFERGQQTLMATDQNLREYGSEYWLGLAKDQGNIYISVNRDFETAGTSGRMIIFSNIQDEITDILFITRIMLFVSLPALFLALIAIALSGRGIFEPIREMTQTVKGISEQNLNLRLNVGGSKNELKELALTFNEMMNRIEDQYNRQKQFVSDASHELRTPIAVIQGYAVMLDRWGKNDQEVLQESITAIKNEAGNMQELIDKLLFLARHDNSTLAYQKEEFSLTEMLLEVIKETQIIDSGHQINNELNQEISMFGDRNLMKQACRIFMDNAMKYTPAGGQITVRLSKEGESIAISIKDTGAGMTNEELKHIFDRFYRSDQSRTKDRGGYGLGLAIAKIIILGHNGRITVRSKVGEGSEFIILLS
- a CDS encoding response regulator transcription factor — protein: MKTRILVIEDEVKIARFLELELAHEGYEVELAHDGREGYEKAVSGKADLIILDLMLPGLSGIEICRRVRRESDIPIIMLTAKDDVSDKVMGLDSGADDYMTKSFAIEELLARIRVILKRRGKKEDQNNVIAAGPLILYKDEYRVTYQGIDISLSKKEFELLKYLMENKGIVLSREKILDHVWGYDYYGDTNVTDVYIKYLRNKIDQRYDVVLIHTVRGVGYLLKYDDQK